A portion of the Deltaproteobacteria bacterium genome contains these proteins:
- a CDS encoding tetratricopeptide repeat protein: MIGERSVFPPGRGCRPALFILAASLSVIILQTSIASGANNGRAVPFLDLYRPAGKPGIQVAAFKSFGSTRIPYADATVFVVLPDGGAWFGKADLLGRCEIPARVILPHIETKSGPATLRVALSLNGTVDEKRITVSKSELVQYADSAADSKVEEGNALARKGGLREAISLYREALVLNPLSSRAAYNIAFAYEKLGMMRMAVAAYADYLLQCQAKAQDREDVKRRVINLSRGLTPPPPVLARIFGMLDKASALAVGGDSFGALRLYEIAQSVAPWWAEPYYGAGIVYYHLAIQNSFSYADNAIRCLKNFLAAVPPEDARIEAVRKRVKDLLTIKEGLDAPKTVSSY; the protein is encoded by the coding sequence ATGATTGGGGAAAGGAGCGTATTTCCCCCCGGACGCGGGTGCCGGCCGGCCCTTTTCATCCTGGCCGCGTCATTGTCTGTCATCATCCTTCAGACATCCATCGCCTCAGGCGCAAACAACGGCAGGGCTGTCCCTTTCCTCGACCTGTACCGCCCCGCCGGGAAACCCGGGATTCAGGTTGCCGCGTTCAAGTCTTTTGGATCCACGCGGATTCCATATGCTGACGCAACGGTGTTCGTCGTGTTACCTGACGGCGGGGCCTGGTTCGGAAAAGCGGACTTACTCGGCCGCTGCGAGATCCCGGCGCGGGTGATTCTACCCCATATTGAAACGAAGAGCGGCCCGGCGACCTTGCGGGTTGCCCTGTCGCTTAACGGGACCGTGGATGAGAAGAGGATCACCGTCTCCAAAAGCGAGCTTGTTCAGTATGCTGATAGCGCGGCCGACAGTAAGGTTGAAGAGGGGAACGCCCTGGCGCGGAAGGGTGGGCTTCGTGAGGCGATCTCCCTTTACAGGGAGGCGCTTGTCTTAAATCCCCTTTCCTCGCGGGCGGCCTACAACATCGCCTTCGCCTACGAGAAGCTGGGGATGATGCGCATGGCTGTCGCCGCCTACGCGGATTACCTGCTTCAATGCCAGGCAAAGGCGCAGGATCGGGAGGACGTCAAGAGGAGAGTCATCAATCTTTCCCGGGGGTTGACCCCCCCGCCCCCCGTGCTCGCGCGCATCTTCGGCATGCTTGACAAGGCGTCCGCGCTTGCCGTTGGGGGAGATTCTTTTGGGGCCTTGCGGCTCTACGAGATAGCCCAGTCCGTCGCTCCCTGGTGGGCGGAACCCTACTACGGTGCGGGAATCGTATACTACCACTTAGCGATCCAGAACTCTTTTTCCTATGCGGACAATGCCATCCGCTGTCTGAAGAATTTTCTGGCCGCCGTCCCCCCGGAGGACGCCAGGATTGAGGCCGTACGAAAGAGGGTAAAAGATCTGCTGACAATAAAGGAGGGATTAGATGCACCGAAAACAGTTTCTTCATACTAG